ATCGGCTGCTATCGCGGCTTTCGGCATCGCCGGAATCTGCCTTGCCGCGGCCAGCGGACCAAGACTAACGCCCGTACCCGGAAGGGCCCTCGCAAGACGGTCGCCGGCAAGAAGGGCGTTAAGGAATTGCGATAACTCGGGATCGCCGCTTAGTGCGGCGTGACAGTCGCGCCGCCAGAGCATGGCGGCGTTTTAATTGAAACTACCGCTAACGATTCGAACCATGGCGAAAACCAAGAAACGTAAAACGCGTCGCAACGTGACTCGGGGGATTGTTCACATCCAATCCACCTTCAATAACACGATTGTGACCATCAGCGACACCAGCGGTGAAACGCTTTGCTATGCGTCCGGCGGTACCGTCGGGTTCAAAGGAAGCCGAAAGAGTACCCCGTTCGCGGCTCAACGCGCGGCCGAAACCGCTGCCGACAAAGCGCAGAAGTACGGCGTCAAGGAAGTCGAGGTTCGCGTCAAAGGCCCCGGGGCCGGTCGCGAGTCTGCCATTACTGCTCTGCAGCAGGCCGGGCTTAACGTAAAAGTCATCGAAGATGTGACACCCGTTCCGCATAATGGTTGCCGCGCTCCTAAGAAG
The genomic region above belongs to Telmatocola sphagniphila and contains:
- the rpsK gene encoding 30S ribosomal protein S11 codes for the protein MAKTKKRKTRRNVTRGIVHIQSTFNNTIVTISDTSGETLCYASGGTVGFKGSRKSTPFAAQRAAETAADKAQKYGVKEVEVRVKGPGAGRESAITALQQAGLNVKVIEDVTPVPHNGCRAPKKRRV